One genomic region from candidate division WOR-3 bacterium encodes:
- the infC gene encoding translation initiation factor IF-3 — MNYEIKAKKVRVIDNNGNNKGIKDTKEAIREAQAMGFDLVLVAPDANPPVCRMMDYGKYLYKESKKHKKERQRQKHTLKEMKFFPKIEDHDYNTKLKHIKRFLSNHNPVRIQIWMRDREKIHPELAEELAKRIIKDTEEISKFQGDLEPQNNRVQFQLIPIGGSNAQTENKESGKKEI, encoded by the coding sequence ATAAATTATGAAATAAAAGCAAAAAAAGTAAGAGTTATTGACAATAATGGAAACAATAAGGGAATTAAAGACACTAAGGAAGCAATTAGGGAAGCACAAGCTATGGGATTTGATCTGGTTCTTGTTGCACCCGATGCAAATCCTCCAGTGTGCAGGATGATGGATTATGGTAAATATCTTTATAAAGAGAGCAAAAAACATAAAAAAGAACGCCAACGGCAAAAACATACTTTGAAAGAAATGAAATTTTTTCCAAAAATTGAAGATCATGATTATAACACAAAGCTAAAACATATTAAAAGATTTCTTTCTAACCATAATCCCGTTAGAATTCAAATATGGATGAGGGATAGAGAAAAAATCCATCCTGAACTTGCAGAGGAACTTGCAAAAAGAATTATTAAAGACACAGAGGAAATCTCAAAATTTCAGGGAGATTTGGAACCTCAAAATAACCGAGTCCAATTTCAACTAATACCAATAGGAGGAAGCAATGCCCAAACTGAAAACAAAGAAAGCGGCAAAAAAGAGATTTAA
- the rplT gene encoding 50S ribosomal protein L20 — translation MSRQRNVVQRRKRRKRLLKLAEGFFNKRKNCYRIAKEAVMKALLHAYRDRKRKKRDFRTLWIARINAAARLNDMSYSQMIHGLELANVKINRKVLAEIAVKEPETFKEIVKLAKESLNAA, via the coding sequence ATGTCAAGACAAAGAAATGTAGTTCAAAGAAGAAAAAGAAGGAAAAGATTGTTAAAACTTGCGGAAGGATTTTTCAACAAAAGAAAAAATTGCTACAGAATAGCTAAAGAAGCTGTAATGAAAGCTCTGCTTCATGCTTATAGAGATAGAAAAAGGAAAAAAAGAGATTTTAGAACTCTATGGATTGCTCGAATAAATGCAGCAGCCCGACTTAATGATATGTCTTATAGCCAAATGATCCATGGACTTGAACTTGCTAATGTTAAAATTAATAGAAAAGTCTTGGCAGAGATAGCTGTAAAAGAACCTGAGACTTTTAAAGAAATTGTAAAACTTGCAAAAGAGAGTTTAAATGCAGCTTGA
- the pheS gene encoding phenylalanine--tRNA ligase subunit alpha, whose protein sequence is MQLEDLTKEAKQKLQKATTIEEVESIRIRFLGRKGLLTKILRSIGELPEEERPKIGKIANEIKTELLDLIEKKKEELIEKKTFPWIDLSLPGRKPEIGGLHPITILCEEIQNVFIKMGFSVVSGPEIETEYYNFTALNTPKDHPARDMHDTFYLKDGRLLRTHTSPVQIRALERYSPPLRIISPGRCYRVDTFDPLHSPAFTQIEGLWVDKNISMADLFGTLDLFAKEIFGKDVKTKFLPSYFPFTEPSAEMWIECPFCKGKGCSVCKTKGRIEIAGAGMVHPNILNSLGYEGFNGFAFGMGVDRLAMTKYNINDIRLFSQNELQFLRQFDDSKL, encoded by the coding sequence ATGCAGCTTGAAGATCTAACTAAAGAAGCTAAACAAAAACTACAAAAAGCAACTACCATTGAAGAAGTAGAATCAATTAGAATTAGATTCTTGGGAAGAAAAGGACTTCTTACAAAGATATTGCGTTCTATAGGGGAACTTCCAGAAGAGGAAAGACCAAAAATAGGAAAAATTGCAAATGAAATAAAAACTGAATTGTTGGATTTAATCGAAAAGAAAAAGGAAGAATTGATAGAGAAAAAAACTTTTCCTTGGATAGACTTATCTCTCCCAGGAAGAAAACCGGAAATAGGTGGGTTACATCCAATTACAATACTTTGCGAAGAAATTCAAAACGTCTTTATAAAAATGGGTTTTTCTGTTGTGAGTGGCCCAGAGATTGAGACCGAATATTACAATTTTACAGCTTTAAATACCCCAAAAGATCACCCTGCAAGAGATATGCACGACACTTTTTACTTGAAAGACGGAAGGCTTTTAAGAACCCACACCTCTCCTGTTCAAATTAGAGCTTTAGAGAGATACTCTCCTCCTTTAAGAATAATCTCTCCTGGAAGATGTTATAGAGTTGACACCTTTGATCCTTTACACTCCCCTGCATTCACCCAAATAGAAGGTTTATGGGTCGACAAGAACATATCAATGGCTGACCTTTTTGGAACCCTTGATTTATTTGCAAAAGAGATCTTTGGTAAAGATGTAAAAACAAAATTTCTGCCAAGTTACTTCCCTTTCACTGAACCTTCAGCGGAGATGTGGATTGAATGTCCTTTCTGTAAAGGAAAAGGTTGTTCTGTTTGCAAAACTAAAGGAAGAATTGAAATTGCAGGAGCGGGAATGGTTCACCCAAATATTCTTAACTCTCTCGGATATGAAGGCTTTAATGGTTTTGCTTTTGGAATGGGTGTGGATAGGCTTGCAATGACAAAATACAATATTAATGACATAAGATTATTCTCTCAAAATGAACTTCAGTTTTTGAGGCAATTTGATGATAGTAAATTATAA